CCGGAAACTGCTGTATTCTAAAGCCTAGCGAAATAGCTTCAAATACCATGAAAGCTATGGTTTCTATCATCAATGAAAATTTCCCCCCTGAATATCTTTATGGATACGAAGGCGGTATTGATGAAACGACCGCTCTTTTAACATTAAAATTTGACAAAATATTTTTTACAGGAAGCACAAAAGTTGGAAAGATCGTTTACAAAGCAGCAGCAGAACATCTTACCCCTGTAACCCTTGAGCTGGGAGGAAAATCTCCGGCAATCGTCACCCAACATGCGAATCTTGAAATGGCAGCCAAAAGAATTGTCTGGGGAAAATTCCTCAATGCTGGACAAACCTGTGTAGCTCCCGATTATCTTTTGGTAGAAGAAACCATTCAGGAGCAATTCCTGGAAATGCTCAGGAAATACATCAAACAATTCAAATATGAGGTGGATTCTGAGCAGTATACAAGAATTATTAATCAAAGAAATTTCCAACGCCTTATACGTCTTATAAATAAAGAAAAAATTTATTCCGGAGGACATTTCGATGAAGAAAAGCTATACATTGAGCCTACCATTCTCAACTCTATCGACTGGAATGATGAAATTATGCAGGAAGAAATTTTCGGTCCTCTTCTGCCGATTATTAACTTTCAAAATTATAATGCTGCTCTAAACGCCATTATAGAACTTGAAAAACCTTTAGCGGCTTATCTTTTTACCAATGACTCCGAAGAGAAAGAAAACTTTACACGGAAACTTTCTTTCGGAGGAGGCTGTATCAATGATACCATAATGCATTTAAGCAATGATCATCTCCCGTTTGGAGGTGTGGGAAACTCAGGAATAGGAAATTATCACGGAAAATATGGTTTTGAAGCTTTTTCACACCAGAAAGCAGTTCTTGAAAAAGCAACATGGGGTGAACCTGATATCAAATACCCTCCTTATTCGGAAAAAAAATTAAGCTGGATAAAAAAATTATTATAATTTCTCCCTGATAAGGGATTTTAATTGAAAAAAATAATATATTTATGCCCTAAAACTAAAATCAATACCCATGAAAAATTTGAAAAAATTATCACGAGAAAAATTAAGTAAGTTAAAAGGAGGAGTATCATGCGCTACATCTTGCTCGGATGGAAGTATGGTATATATCAGTTCTTGTACTTCGTGTATTGAGTATTCAGGCGCCGCAGCTTGCTATGACGCTAATGGAAAAGGCGCAATACGCATGGAGTTCTGTGCTGGTTCTTAAAATATTAAAAAACAAAACCCCGTTCTTAATGAGCGGGGTTTATTTTTAAAGAACCTTTCCTTTTTCCAAAAATTCTTTTACTTTTTCTTTGCTATAGCCTTTTCCTGATTCTAAGACTTCACTCTGCTGAACATGGATCTTTTTACCATCTTTATCTAAAATGATGAAGAAAGGATAAAATTGCTGCTCCTTAACATTGATATATTGAGCAAAAACTTTCTCATTCTTATTGTCCGGAGAATAATTCAGGTGATAATACAAATAATTTTTGTCAACAATTTCCTTCAGTTCAGGGGTCGTCTGTACAAAATTATTAAAACGAAGACACCAGATACACCAGTTACCACCAGCCTGGATCATAATATTTTTACCTTCTTTCTTAGCCTGAGCGACTAGTTTATTAATATCAGCCTGAGCATCCGCTTTTGGATCATATGGCTTTGGAAGCTTCGCCTTTTCTTCAGCTGCCTTTTTCTGAGCCTCTAATTTAGCCTTCTCTGCAGGAACTATAAGAGCTGTTTTTTGTTTTCCTTTATCAGGGGAATTCTTTACATCTTGCGAAAAAGCGAAAGTACTTAATCCCAGGAAAGCGAATATTATCAATCTTTTCATAATATAAAAGTAAAAAAAATAACACATATCCTTCTGCAAAAATAGAACCATAATTTTATTATCACTAAATTTGCGTGTTTTATGAATTTTCTAATCAAAATATTATATCTGATCTCCAAGCTTCCGCTGAAAATACTCTATGTTTTTTCGGACGTTATCTTTTTCCTAAACTATTATCTCGTAGGATATAGAAAAGAGGTCATTACCCAGAACCTGAGAAACTCATTTCCAGAGAAATCTGAAGAAGAGATTAAAGAAATAAGAAAAAAGTTCTACCTTAATTTTTCAGATTATCTGGTAGAGACTATAAAATCTTTCAGCATTTCGGAGACAGAGGCCCGGGTGAGAATGCAGCATATCAACCAGGATCTGTTTCATGACGCCAAAAAGGAAGGTAAAAATATTATCTTACTGGCAGGGCATGTGTTTAATTGGGAATGGATCAATGCATTGGCAAAGATTGTTCCCCAGGCTCACTGCCATCCCGTATACAGAAAGGTAAATAACGATTTTTGGGAAAATCAGATGAAGCAGGTCCGAAACAAATTCGGAAATGAAGCATTGGAAGCCAATGAAGTTATTCTGAATATTTTCAGATCTAAAAATAACGGAGATTCTGCTTATATGTTTGTAGCAGACCAAACTCCTCACCACGCCCATGTTACCTACGGATTAGAATTTTTGAATCAGCGAACTCCTGCTTTTATAGGATATGATAAACTGGCAACAAGAATGGATCTTGTTTTTATCTATTGTGAGATGAAAAAGGTGAAACGCGGTTATTATCAGGTTAATTATCATAGAATATATCCGGATAATGAAAAATTCACAGAAAATGAGGTCGTGAGAAAATTTCATAAATTATTGGAAAATACGCTGCACAAACATCCTGACAACTACCTTTGGTCACACAGAAAATGGAAATATCAGAACTCTATCAAAAATTTTGATTCTGAAAAAAAATAGATTGACATGCAGAAAAAACTGGCAGTTGCCATCTTAAACTGGAACGGCAGAAACTGGCTTGAGAAATTTCTTCCTGGTGTGGTTCAATTTTCTCAGAATGCCGATATCTATGTGATAGACAATCTTTCTACAGATGATTCCATTGAGTTTCTAGAAAAGAATTTCCCAACGGTAAATATTATTAAAAATGATGAAAACCATGGGTTTGCAGGCGGCTATAATGAAGGATTAAAATCCATCAAAAATGAATATTACTGTCTTCTCAACTCTGATGTAGAAGTTACAGAGAACTGGACGGCACCTGTATTGGAATTATTGGAAAACAACTCTTCCATTTCAGCCGTACAGCCTAAAGTTTTATCTTATCATAACAGAAACTATTTCGAATTTGCGGGAGCTGCCGGCGGATTGATAGACAACCTTGGATATCCGTATTGCAGAGGAAGAGTTTTTGATGATCTGGAAGAAGATAAAGGTCAGTATAATGATGAAACAGAGATTTTCTGGGCTTCAGGATGCTGTTTTTTTATCCGTTCAAAAGATTTTTGGGACCAGAATGGTTTTGATGCGAGATTTTTTGCCCATCAGGAAGAAATTGATCTGTGCTGGAGGCTTATCAACGCTGGGAAGAAGATTTATTATACCGGAAAATCAAGTGTTTATCATGTAGGTGGTGGAACACTCAATAAACAGAGTGCCCAAAAGACTTATCTAAACATCAGAAATAATCTTTCTATGATGCTTAAAAACCTTCCTTTTCCTCAACTGATCTGGCTCATCTTTTTCAGGTTATGCCTGGATGGTGTTGCCGGAATTTATTTTGGATTAAAGCATGGTTTCCCACATCTTTGGGCTGTTGTAAGAGCTCATTTTGGATTTTATGCTCAGCTTCCAGGAACTTTGAAACTTCGTCAGAAACACCAGAAGAATGACTTCTACCAATCAAAATGGTTGATTTTTAAACACTTTTTGGGTGGAAGATGATCGGTGGCAGATGATGGGTAATAGGTTGTAGGGATTAGGGATTAGGGATTAGGGATTAGGGAAAATTGCCACTTTCTATACCTATTTTGAACTAAGACGCATTAGAGTAAAATTTCATAACTTCAATTCACCTTAAACTTTAAACCCAAAACCTTGAACATCCAACTCTAAACAAGAGAACCAGTAACCAGCAACAAAAAACAACTTATAATTTAAAACAATGGATTTCTGTGCAATAGATTTTGAAACGGCCACTCACGAGAAAAGTTCAGCTTGTGAGATGGGAATTTGTATGGTACAGGATTCTAAAATTGTTGAAACAAAAACCTGGCTGATAAAACCTCCGAGTTTTCCTTATTTCAGTAAATTCAATATTGCAGTGCATGGGATTCATCCTGAAGATGTGAAAGATGCCCCTACTTTTGATGAAATATGGTATGAAGCTCAGGAAATGATGTATGGTAGCCTTATGATCGCTCATAATGCAGGTTTTGATGCTTCTGTTTTAAGAGGATGTCTGGAGCATTACGGGATGTTCACCCCCAAATTAAATTATTTGTGCAGTATTCAGCTTGCTAAGAAATCATGGAATTATCTTCCGAAATACGGACTGAAACCATTAGCTGAATATCATAAAATTAATTTCACCCACCACAGAGCGGGGGCTGATGCTGAAGTATGTGCCAAGATTTCTTTACTGGCATTTGAGAAACTCTTCCTCACCAGTAATGATGAAGTTAACGATTATATGAAAGCAAAAATTAAAAAGCTTTAATAGCGCAGACTATTGAACCCGGGTTCTTGGTCTGCAATCTATATCAATCATTAATTACTCAACACTTCAGACAGTAGATTGAATTTTGGAATATCAATCTCAAAAGTCTCCTGTGTTTCCATGTTTTTAACCAGGTATTTTCCGCTCATATTTCCTACTCCGGAACGAAGCATTACATTAGAGAAGTAAGCGAAATTTTCGCCTGTTCCTATCTCAGGGGTCAATCCGATTACCCCATCGCCTATAATTTCTGTGTATCCGAATCCGACATCGAAGATCAGCCATTTTCTTTTTAATACTTTGATAGGAAAGCTTCCGTCATTTTCTATCGTAATATTGTATTTAAAAACGTAACGGTTTTCGGATGGATAACTGTTTTTACTATCATATTCAGGTATAACTGAAACTTTGATATTGGAAGTCATTTTTGAAAACATCATTGTAGCATTTTCTTAATAAATACAAAAATCTCGCCTTTTTTGAGGCGAGATTATATATTATGTTATAATTTCATTAAAAACTATAATCCAAGGCCTTTTCTTTCGTCACCTCCCATTAGTATTTCAACAGGATTGTCGATACCTTCTTTTACCGCTACAAGGAATCCTACAGATTCTTTACCATCGATAATTCTGTGGTCATAAGACATTGCTACATACATCATTGGTCTGATTACTACCTGTCCATCAACAGCTACTGGTCTCTGGATGATGTTGTGCATTCCTAAGATTGCAGATTGTGGAGGGTTGATGATTGGAGTAGACATCATAGATCCGAAAGTACCACCATTGGTAATTGTGAAAGTACCACCAGTCATTTCATCAACAGTAATTTTACCGTCTCTTACTTTTACAGCAAGATCTTTGATGTTTGCTTCAACACCTGCAAAAGACATATTTTCAGCATTTCTCAATACCGGAACCATTAATCCTTTAGGACCTGAAACTGCAATTGAGATATCGCAGAAGTCGTAGTTTACTTTGAAGTCTCCGTCGATAGATGCGTTTACATCCGGATACATTTGTAATGCTCTTGTCACTGCTTTTGTAAAGAAAGACATGAAACCAAGTCCTACTCCGTGTTTTTGAGCAAATTCTTCTTTATATTGTTTTCTTAATCTGAAGATTTCAGACATATCCACTTCGTTGAAAGTCGTCAACATTGCCGTTTCATTTTTTACAGAAACCAGTCTTTGAGCGATTTTTCTTCTTAAAACTGAAAGTTTAGTAGTAGTGGTAGTTCTTGCACCTGTAGCTGTCATAGGGCTTCCTCCTAATGCAGGAACCGCTGCTAATTCAGCATCAGTTTTAGTGATTCTTCCGTCTCTTCCTGTTCCTGAAACCTGAGCAGCATCCATTCCTTTTTCGTCAAGGATTTTCTTAGCAGCCGGAGATGGAGCTCCTGTTGCATAAGTTTGTGGTGCCGCTACCGGAGCAGCAGCTTTCGGAGCTTCTTGTTTAGCAGGTTCAGCAGCTTTTGGAGCTTCTTCCTGTTTTGGAGCTTCAGCAGCAGGTGCAGCACCTTCTGGTCTTGCAGCATCCATATCAATTAAACAAACTACCTGACCTACTTGTACTACATCACCTTCTTCTGCTTTTAAAGTGATAATACCACTTTGTTCTGCAGGCAATTCAAGAGTTGCTTTATCTGAATCCACTTCGGCGATAGGTTGATCTTTTTCTACATAATCACCATCTTTTACAAGCCAAGTTGCAATTTCAACTTCTGTAATTGATTCGCCCGGTGAAGGAACTTTCATTTCTAAAACTGACATATCGAGTATTTTTTATTTTTTAATTGAATTATTATTTAAATTAAGCTGTTACAGGTCTTTTTACAGGAGCATCATCTCTATCGAAAACTCTGTTGATCACTGCATTTTGGTTTTTCTCAAACATTTTGTGGCTACCTGGAGCCGGAGCACCGCTTGGTACCGGAGCAACTACCTGGATTCCTGTATCTCTGAAGTTTCTCAGGATATAAGACCAAGCCCCCATGTTTTCAGGTTCTTCCTGAGCCCATACTAATTGTTTTCTGTTTTCGTATTTGTTGAAGATCGCTTCAATAGCATCTGCCTGTAGCGGATATAACTGCTCAAATCTTACTAATGCAATGTTTTCACAGTTCAGTTCTTCTTTCTTCGCTAATAATTCGAAATACAGTTTACCTGAACAAAGAACTACTTTTTCTACTTTTTTAGGATCTGCTGTTGGATCGTCCAATACTGGCTGGAATGCACCGTTTGCAAAATCTTCAAGTGGAGAAACTACTTTAGGATGTCTCAATAGAGATTTAGGACTCATTACGATCAATGGTTTTCTAAATGCCCATTTCAACTGTCTTCTCAATAAATGGAAGTAGTTGGCAGGTGAAGTAATATTCGCTACCACCATGTTTTCGTTAGCACAAAGGGTAAGGAATCTCTCCAATCTTGCTGAAGAGTGCTCTGCACCCTGTCCTTCTGAACCGTGAGGCAATAACATTACCAATCCGTCCTGGATTTTCCATTTTTCTTCTGCCGCAGCTAAGTACTGGTCAACGATAATCTGAGCACCGTTCACGAAATCTCCGAACTGAGCTTCCCAGATGGTCAATGTATTTGGAGAAGCCATTGCATATCCGTAATCAAAACCTAGAACACCATATTCTGAAAGGTGAGAGTTGAACACATCAAATCTGCTTTCAGAAACGTGTCTTAATGGGATATATTCTTCTTCTGTATCTTCAGTTTTTACCACAGCATGTCTGTGAGAGAATGTCCCTCTTTCTACATCTTCCCCTGAGATTCTTACATTGTGACCTTCTACAAGAAGTGTTGCATAAGCTAACCACTCTCCTAGCGCCCAGTCTAATGAGTTTCCATCAATAGCTTTGATACGGTTATCGAAAAGTCTTGTAATTTTATTGATGAACTTTTTATCCGCTGGAAGTGTTGACATTTTAAGCGCCAATTCTTTCAGCTTCGCTATGTCATATTTTGTATCTACCGGTAACTGAACTGCTCCTCTCTTACCAATTGGATAATTTACCCAATCTTCAGCCATGAACACATCCATTACGTTTTTCTCAATCTCTTTAGAAGCATCAAAATCTTTATCTAAGAGTGCTTTGAATTCCGTTTCCATTTTAGCAATTACATCGTTTGAAGTAATGCTGTCTTTAAGCAATTTATCTTTATAGATTTCTCTTGGATTCGGGTGTTTTGAAATACTCTTATATAGATTAGGCTGAGTGAATCTTGGTTCATCACCTTCGTTGTGACCATATTTTCTATATCCTAAAAGATCGATATACACATCTTTTCCGAATTTTGCTCTGAAATCAGCAGCAAAGTGGATGGCATGAACAACCGCTTCAGCATCGTCAGCATTTACGTGCATTACAGGAGATTCTGTAACTTTTGCAATGTCTGTACAGTACGTTGAAGATCTTGCATCCATGTAGTTCGTAGTAAATGAAACCTGGTTGTTTACAACGATATGAACAGTACCTCCTGTTCTGTATCCTTCCAATGTCATCATCTGAGCCACTTCATAAGCGATACCTTGTCCAGCAATAGCACCATCACCGTGGATGATGATTGGCAATACTTTAGAGTAATCTTTGTATTTGTCATCTACTTTTGCACGGCAGATACCTTCTACAAGGGCAGCTACTGTTTCAAGGTGAGACGGGTTTGGCGTAAGGTTGATGCAAACTTCTTCTCCTGAAGCCGTTTTGATTTTTTTAGATGATCCTAAGTGATATTTAACATCCCCTGAGAATACATCTTCTTCAAATTCTTTTCCTTCAAATTCTGAGAAGATCTGCTTGTAAGATTTTCCGAAGATATTCGTCAGTACGTTTAGTCTACCTCTGTGAGCCATTCCTAATACCACTTCATCTACTCCTAACTGAGAAGATCTTGAGATCAGCTGATCTAAAGCCGGGATTAAGGTTTCACCACCTTCTAATGAGAATCTTTTTTGTCCTACAAATTTTGTGTGAAGGTAGTTTTCAAATGCAACCGCCTGGTTTAATTTTAATAAGATTTCTGTTTTTTCGTTTGCAGAAAGGCTTGGGTGGTTTTCATTTACCTGAAGCCATCTTTTAATGAAATCTTTTTCTTCAACATTGTTGATGTGCATATATTCTACTCCGATAGAATCACAGTAGATACTTTCAAGATGTTTGATCAAATCTGCTAAAGTAGCAGGTTCTTTCATTCCTGTTTCTACAGCACAGTTGAATTTTGTATTTAAATCTTCTTTAGAAAGACCGAAGTTTTCGATATCTAAAGTAGGTGTATAGTGTCTTCTTTCTCTAACTGGGTTAGTCTTTGTAAAAAGGTGCCCTCTTGTTCTGTAAGCCTCAATAAGGTTTACTACTTTAAATTCTTTCTTGATATGTTCAGGAACTTCTCCGTTTGATACTGCCTGAGAAATCTGTTGTTGTACTGCCGGAGCAGCGTTGGCCGGAGCCTGAATAAACTGGATGTTATCGTCATCTCCGTAGTTCTCCAAAGCAAAATCGAAGCCTTGAAAGAAAGCTTTCCATGATGGTTCTAGAGAGTCCGGGAATTTTAAGTACTGTTGGTATAAATCCTCAATTAACTGAGAATGAGCTGCGTTTAGGAATGAAAATCTGTCCATTATTACAGTTTATCTATTTATTAAAATTTATTTGTAGAATTAATCTTCAAATTTAATAAAAAAAACCGAGTTAGAACAGTCTGAAACCGTTAAAAAAACTTAAGAAAAAAAAACTTAAGAAAAAATTACTTATACACTGATAATGAGAGTTTAACATTCACCTCCTGTCCTTCCATAGGACGTTCAATAAAGGTCTGACGGATATCTCCGAAGCGCATCTCATCTTTTTTGGCTTTCTGAATCAGTTGCTGAATTGCCCGAATTCGTCCCTCATAGTTCCCTTTGTAGTACATTACGTAATTTTGAGACGGATTTACAGACCTAAAATTAAAATTATTGTCAGACACTCCAATTTTCTTAGAAAGTGGAATTCCGAGGAAATAAGAAACCTCTTTGTCTTTGTAATTATCTGCGTCTGTAATCAGAATAGGATATCCGAATTCATCATCTCTTTTTCCAAGATCCATTGTTACGAAATTATATACTTTGTTATAATTCATCACAATATTTTTGTAAAGCGCATCTTTTTTATTCGAAGTACTTACATTGATCCCCAGCAACAGTTTGTCTTCTTCATTTTCTACCATGAGACTGTCGTACTTAATGGCCGCCATCTGGTTATCTTTTTCTACTTTATTTCCTAAAGAGTTTTTAAGATTCGCCATACTTTTGTTGATATTCTCAGCAAAACGGTCTTCAGTCCAGAAATTTTCCACTCTTTTCCAGACAGAAAGTTTCGGGGTATGTACGTACCAGATGATTTTTGTTTTTTCTGCAGAAACAGGCTTAAATTTAACATCAACTAATGTTGGATTTTCATTTTCATCCTCAAACAGCTGATATTTCAATGTTTTATTGAGGTTTTCATACCTGATGAACATTTCTCCATCGGTATTATTTTTAGGATCTACATAACTGATGGCACTTCCCTGCCCTTCATAAGGCGTATAATAATCGATATCTATAGAAGGAGAGCTGGTAAAAAAATTATTCCATCTCGTAAAATTCTGAAGGTTATTAAACTGAACAAAAACCTTCTCCACCGGATAATCGATCTCTTTTTCAATGGTAAAGTTTTTACTTTCATCCACAAAATAATACATGGAAGCAGCATAAGCTCCTCCCAAAAGAATAATAATTACCGCTAAGATTTTAAAAATACGCATCGCACAAAAATAATACAAATAAAAAGAGTGAACAATATGCAGATTGTTTTGAAAAAAAATAATGCATTAAAAAATATTGATTTAATGATTAATATCAAATAATCTGTGGTATGTATGGTATGCATATTGTTTTTTGGAACGCCTTAATTTTATTTTTATGAAGAAGTTATGTACATTTCCATTGGTTGTGTTATCATCAGTTGTATTTTCCCAATACTCAATTTCTGAAATCCCACAGGATGGATACCTGAAAGACTTTGATATTACAGTTGACATCATTCAGAAACAGCATCCAAATCCTTACAGATTCCACAGCAAGGAAATTATTGCAAAAAAAATAGATTCTCT
This region of Chryseobacterium culicis genomic DNA includes:
- a CDS encoding aldehyde dehydrogenase, which translates into the protein MEIEKILQSQRDFFKTQQTKSLAFRKMYLEKLKSLIISNENMLYEAINKDFGKSEFDTFTTELSFILNDINYYIKNLKTLSKPKKVSTNLVNQLGNSKIYADPLGCILVIGAWNYPYQLSLSPIIAAMAAGNCCILKPSEIASNTMKAMVSIINENFPPEYLYGYEGGIDETTALLTLKFDKIFFTGSTKVGKIVYKAAAEHLTPVTLELGGKSPAIVTQHANLEMAAKRIVWGKFLNAGQTCVAPDYLLVEETIQEQFLEMLRKYIKQFKYEVDSEQYTRIINQRNFQRLIRLINKEKIYSGGHFDEEKLYIEPTILNSIDWNDEIMQEEIFGPLLPIINFQNYNAALNAIIELEKPLAAYLFTNDSEEKENFTRKLSFGGGCINDTIMHLSNDHLPFGGVGNSGIGNYHGKYGFEAFSHQKAVLEKATWGEPDIKYPPYSEKKLSWIKKLL
- a CDS encoding thioredoxin family protein, which gives rise to MKRLIIFAFLGLSTFAFSQDVKNSPDKGKQKTALIVPAEKAKLEAQKKAAEEKAKLPKPYDPKADAQADINKLVAQAKKEGKNIMIQAGGNWCIWCLRFNNFVQTTPELKEIVDKNYLYYHLNYSPDNKNEKVFAQYINVKEQQFYPFFIILDKDGKKIHVQQSEVLESGKGYSKEKVKEFLEKGKVL
- a CDS encoding lysophospholipid acyltransferase family protein encodes the protein MNFLIKILYLISKLPLKILYVFSDVIFFLNYYLVGYRKEVITQNLRNSFPEKSEEEIKEIRKKFYLNFSDYLVETIKSFSISETEARVRMQHINQDLFHDAKKEGKNIILLAGHVFNWEWINALAKIVPQAHCHPVYRKVNNDFWENQMKQVRNKFGNEALEANEVILNIFRSKNNGDSAYMFVADQTPHHAHVTYGLEFLNQRTPAFIGYDKLATRMDLVFIYCEMKKVKRGYYQVNYHRIYPDNEKFTENEVVRKFHKLLENTLHKHPDNYLWSHRKWKYQNSIKNFDSEKK
- a CDS encoding glycosyltransferase family 2 protein; the encoded protein is MQKKLAVAILNWNGRNWLEKFLPGVVQFSQNADIYVIDNLSTDDSIEFLEKNFPTVNIIKNDENHGFAGGYNEGLKSIKNEYYCLLNSDVEVTENWTAPVLELLENNSSISAVQPKVLSYHNRNYFEFAGAAGGLIDNLGYPYCRGRVFDDLEEDKGQYNDETEIFWASGCCFFIRSKDFWDQNGFDARFFAHQEEIDLCWRLINAGKKIYYTGKSSVYHVGGGTLNKQSAQKTYLNIRNNLSMMLKNLPFPQLIWLIFFRLCLDGVAGIYFGLKHGFPHLWAVVRAHFGFYAQLPGTLKLRQKHQKNDFYQSKWLIFKHFLGGR
- a CDS encoding 3'-5' exonuclease: MDFCAIDFETATHEKSSACEMGICMVQDSKIVETKTWLIKPPSFPYFSKFNIAVHGIHPEDVKDAPTFDEIWYEAQEMMYGSLMIAHNAGFDASVLRGCLEHYGMFTPKLNYLCSIQLAKKSWNYLPKYGLKPLAEYHKINFTHHRAGADAEVCAKISLLAFEKLFLTSNDEVNDYMKAKIKKL
- the apaG gene encoding Co2+/Mg2+ efflux protein ApaG, which translates into the protein MMFSKMTSNIKVSVIPEYDSKNSYPSENRYVFKYNITIENDGSFPIKVLKRKWLIFDVGFGYTEIIGDGVIGLTPEIGTGENFAYFSNVMLRSGVGNMSGKYLVKNMETQETFEIDIPKFNLLSEVLSN
- the odhB gene encoding 2-oxoglutarate dehydrogenase complex dihydrolipoyllysine-residue succinyltransferase — translated: MSVLEMKVPSPGESITEVEIATWLVKDGDYVEKDQPIAEVDSDKATLELPAEQSGIITLKAEEGDVVQVGQVVCLIDMDAARPEGAAPAAEAPKQEEAPKAAEPAKQEAPKAAAPVAAPQTYATGAPSPAAKKILDEKGMDAAQVSGTGRDGRITKTDAELAAVPALGGSPMTATGARTTTTTKLSVLRRKIAQRLVSVKNETAMLTTFNEVDMSEIFRLRKQYKEEFAQKHGVGLGFMSFFTKAVTRALQMYPDVNASIDGDFKVNYDFCDISIAVSGPKGLMVPVLRNAENMSFAGVEANIKDLAVKVRDGKITVDEMTGGTFTITNGGTFGSMMSTPIINPPQSAILGMHNIIQRPVAVDGQVVIRPMMYVAMSYDHRIIDGKESVGFLVAVKEGIDNPVEILMGGDERKGLGL
- a CDS encoding 2-oxoglutarate dehydrogenase E1 component, with the protein product MDRFSFLNAAHSQLIEDLYQQYLKFPDSLEPSWKAFFQGFDFALENYGDDDNIQFIQAPANAAPAVQQQISQAVSNGEVPEHIKKEFKVVNLIEAYRTRGHLFTKTNPVRERRHYTPTLDIENFGLSKEDLNTKFNCAVETGMKEPATLADLIKHLESIYCDSIGVEYMHINNVEEKDFIKRWLQVNENHPSLSANEKTEILLKLNQAVAFENYLHTKFVGQKRFSLEGGETLIPALDQLISRSSQLGVDEVVLGMAHRGRLNVLTNIFGKSYKQIFSEFEGKEFEEDVFSGDVKYHLGSSKKIKTASGEEVCINLTPNPSHLETVAALVEGICRAKVDDKYKDYSKVLPIIIHGDGAIAGQGIAYEVAQMMTLEGYRTGGTVHIVVNNQVSFTTNYMDARSSTYCTDIAKVTESPVMHVNADDAEAVVHAIHFAADFRAKFGKDVYIDLLGYRKYGHNEGDEPRFTQPNLYKSISKHPNPREIYKDKLLKDSITSNDVIAKMETEFKALLDKDFDASKEIEKNVMDVFMAEDWVNYPIGKRGAVQLPVDTKYDIAKLKELALKMSTLPADKKFINKITRLFDNRIKAIDGNSLDWALGEWLAYATLLVEGHNVRISGEDVERGTFSHRHAVVKTEDTEEEYIPLRHVSESRFDVFNSHLSEYGVLGFDYGYAMASPNTLTIWEAQFGDFVNGAQIIVDQYLAAAEEKWKIQDGLVMLLPHGSEGQGAEHSSARLERFLTLCANENMVVANITSPANYFHLLRRQLKWAFRKPLIVMSPKSLLRHPKVVSPLEDFANGAFQPVLDDPTADPKKVEKVVLCSGKLYFELLAKKEELNCENIALVRFEQLYPLQADAIEAIFNKYENRKQLVWAQEEPENMGAWSYILRNFRDTGIQVVAPVPSGAPAPGSHKMFEKNQNAVINRVFDRDDAPVKRPVTA
- a CDS encoding SRPBCC domain-containing protein, with translation MRIFKILAVIIILLGGAYAASMYYFVDESKNFTIEKEIDYPVEKVFVQFNNLQNFTRWNNFFTSSPSIDIDYYTPYEGQGSAISYVDPKNNTDGEMFIRYENLNKTLKYQLFEDENENPTLVDVKFKPVSAEKTKIIWYVHTPKLSVWKRVENFWTEDRFAENINKSMANLKNSLGNKVEKDNQMAAIKYDSLMVENEEDKLLLGINVSTSNKKDALYKNIVMNYNKVYNFVTMDLGKRDDEFGYPILITDADNYKDKEVSYFLGIPLSKKIGVSDNNFNFRSVNPSQNYVMYYKGNYEGRIRAIQQLIQKAKKDEMRFGDIRQTFIERPMEGQEVNVKLSLSVYK